TTCCTTTGCCAGATGAACCGGCAGGATGAAAAGGGCTTCAACCAGCGAAACCAGCAGTACGGCGATCACGACGGCGGGAATCTGCGCGAAGAGCACACCCATCTCCCCGGGAACGAAAAACAGCGGCAAAAAGGCAATCGTCGTGGTGGCGGTGGCCATCGTAACGGGTCCGCCCAGTTCCTTTACGCCCTGCAGGGCCGCCTCCAGGCCCCCCAACCCGTTAACACGGTGCCGGTGGATGGCTTCGCCCATCATGATGGCATCGTCCACGACCACGCCGATGGTCACGATGAAGGCGAACAGGGAAAGCATGTTGATGGAAGCGCCGAACATCGGAAGCAGCAGCAGCCCGCCGAGCAGTGCGGTGGGAATTCCCGCCATCACCCAGAAGGCCAGATGGGGGGTCAGGAAAAGGCCCAGCGTCACCAGGACCAGGACCAATCCGAGCAGGGCATTGTCGATCAGCAATGCAGTCCGCTGACGGTAGGCGCTGGCCTGGTTTTCGAAAATCTCGACGGCAACGCCCGGATAGGCCTTCCCGGCAACGGTATCGATGTAGTTTCGGACGGCGGCCTCGACGCTCATGGGCGTTTCGCTGCCCACGGCGTAAACGTCGATCTGAACCGCCGGTTTTCCGTTGAACCAGGACTCGATGGGCGCTTCGCCGAGGGTCTCTTCCAAAACGGCGATATCGGCCAGTCGCACCGGGATGCCGGTTTCGCCATAAGCGATGACGATGTCGCCGAATTCCTCAGCACGCTCCCGGTGTTCGGCGATACGCAGGGCATAATCGCTGCGCCGGCCGAAAAGGGTGCCGGCGGGCCGTTCGAGGGATCCTTGGCGGATTTTTTCGGCGATCTCCTCTAATGACAGACCGTATTGGCGCAGGTTTTGGCTTTTTAAGGAGACTGCGATTTCCCGTTCGCGCGGGAACGCCAGTTGCACCTTGTTCAGCCCCGCCCGGGTGCGCAGATTGTCGCGTACGGTTTCCGCGGTCCGTTGCAGCCACAGCGGCGGCTGGTCGCCGGACACGATCAGGGAGAGCGCTTTTTCGCTCAGCGAGGGAATGGTAACCACCGGTTTTTCCGCGTCCCGAGGAAAGGTGGATATCCGGTCCACGGCGTTCTTGATGTCGCCGAGAACCTGTTGCGGGTCCGCGCGCCGCAGCAGCGGCAAGGAGACAATGCCGATCCCTTCGAAGGCTTCGGCATCGATGCGTTTGATGCCATCCACACCGCGCACGGCATTTTCGATGGCCGAGAGAATCGAGCGGCCGATCTCGTTCGGGGAGGCCCCTTGCAGTTCGACGCTGATTTCCACGTAGCGCTCGTTGCGGTCGGGCATCAGTTCCTGGCGGATCGATGTCGCCCGGAAAAGCCCCCCCAGCAAGAATACCGCCATGAGAACGGCAACAAACGCCCTGCGCTGAATCATAAAACGGAAAAAGCCGGTCACCTGCTCATCCTTTCCTGTTTAACGAAGCCTGGCGCAGCGGCATACCCTGCAAGGGGCTGGCAATATGCGTGAGGATGACGCGGTCGTTTTCCATCAGGCCGTTGCCGACGACAATATGCGACAGGTCCCGGGCGAGGATCGTTACCTCGCGTATTACCAACGTTCCGTCTGCACCCAGCACCCACACGCTGCTCCCCTGGCGCAAGGCCTCGACGGGCAGTATGACTGCATCCTCGAAAAACGGACCGGGCAGGGTCAGCGAGGCATAGGCGTCCAGCATGACGCCTTGGCCGGCAAAGGCCATCAGGACTTGTTTCTGGCGTGTTTGCGGGTCGATTCGAGGCAGCACGGCCTTGATGACGCCATCATGGCGGTCGGTGCCGATTTCGATCACCGCGGTGCGTGCCTTTGGATCCAGCCGGTATTGCGGGGAAAACGCCGCCAGAATTTGATAGCGTTCCGTGCAGGCGACCCGCAGGGCGACATCGCCCCGATCCATCACGTCCCCTTCGGCGATCGTCTCGGACAGGATCACGCCCTTGCAGGGCGATGCAATGCGCGTCCGCTCGACGTCGCGGGCGGCCCGCGACTGCTTTGCCAGGGCCGCTTGCACATCGGCCCGGCAGGCCTTCCGTTGGGGCTCGCGCAGGGCCAGGGCTTTGTTGCGTTCCCCGGCCCAGGGGGACTGCTCCAGCAGTTTCC
This window of the uncultured Desulfosarcina sp. genome carries:
- a CDS encoding efflux RND transporter periplasmic adaptor subunit codes for the protein MKRKRKGRWAALAITLAGCAVAALLAAMDEEAPDIAIDRPVLAVETIRVQKADYRIRVPAWGFVKPRETIDIRTQVSGRVDRVSAKVFTGARVNRGEFLFSIDVRDYRNALVEATAAYETARQALAIEEGRQTVARSEWKLLEQSPWAGERNKALALREPQRKACRADVQAALAKQSRAARDVERTRIASPCKGVILSETIAEGDVMDRGDVALRVACTERYQILAAFSPQYRLDPKARTAVIEIGTDRHDGVIKAVLPRIDPQTRQKQVLMAFAGQGVMLDAYASLTLPGPFFEDAVILPVEALRQGSSVWVLGADGTLVIREVTILARDLSHIVVGNGLMENDRVILTHIASPLQGMPLRQASLNRKG